TGTCTAGAAGCATTAGGCCAAGACGATAAACATGGTCATTGCTCACGGCGTGGTAGACCATTAACCAACCTTTTTCTGTTTTGATGGGTTGTGAACCGGCACCAAATTTGAAGCCTTCCCACGCGTCCGCTTTCGGCCAGGTGACCTCTGTTGTGTTGTGCCAGTTTTTAAAGTTTTCGCTATATGAAACTTTTAGCGTTTCTCCGGTTTCTGTGTGTTCGCGATAAAACACCGCGAATTCACCATTTACTTTTTCAGGTAAAAGAAAGGCATTTTTCGCCTTGATGTCCGGAAGAATGACACCATAGTTTTGGAAGCTAATAAAATCTTTAGTGGTGCGCATGCCCACACGCACACGCCAAGGGATGTAACCAAACGAGCCACGCACATCGGGAATGTGGCCGATTTCGTGGTAAGAGGCGCTGGTGTGGAGAATATAATAAGTGTCGTCCAGTTTTGTAATGCGTGGGTCCTCAATCCCGAGGCGTTCAAACGGATCGTTTGGATTAGTATCAATGGCCGGGTTGTCGTGTTTGGTAAAATTTATGCCGTCGGAACTTTCCGCATAACCTAAACGGGAAATGCGAAAATCATCGTAGGCCCGGTATAATAAAATAACTTTTCCATCGTATTCAGTGACGCCGGGATTAAACGTGCCGTTCCGCTCCCACCAGTGTTGGTCGGAAGTTCTGGGTTCAATGATTGGATGAGTTGGATTTCGGGTTGCTTTGATGGTATTGGTATTCATATTTTGATTTTATCACAAAAACCGCCCAGCGATTGCCGAGCGGTTTATTCTGAACATTAGGGATTCTCCTGCGAAAGGAAAATTCCTAATGACGGTTTAGATAAACAATGACGCTAATGCTAATGTGAGTGTGCTGAAAAGTTTGATCAACACGTGCAATGACGGCCCGGCAGTGTCTTTGAAGGGGTCGCCTACTGTATCGCCCGTGACGGCAGCTTGATGAGCAAAGCTCTTTTTGCCA
The window above is part of the bacterium genome. Proteins encoded here:
- a CDS encoding glycosidase; the protein is MNTNTIKATRNPTHPIIEPRTSDQHWWERNGTFNPGVTEYDGKVILLYRAYDDFRISRLGYAESSDGINFTKHDNPAIDTNPNDPFERLGIEDPRITKLDDTYYILHTSASYHEIGHIPDVRGSFGYIPWRVRVGMRTTKDFISFQNYGVILPDIKAKNAFLLPEKVNGEFAVFYREHTETGETLKVSYSENFKNWHNTTEVTWPKADAWEGFKFGAGSQPIKTEKGWLMVYHAVSNDHVYRLGLMLLDNKDPSKIIWHAGPILEPETDYEKVGFVNNVVYTCGAIKRGEELWIYYGAADRVIGRAILPLNKIFTKI